Proteins encoded by one window of Castor canadensis chromosome 2, mCasCan1.hap1v2, whole genome shotgun sequence:
- the Sema6d gene encoding semaphorin-6D isoform X14: protein MRFFLLYVYMLLLRIFQLRAVSFPEDDEPLNTVDFHYSRQYPVFRGRPSGNESQHRLDFQLMLKIRDTLYIAGRDQVYTVNLNEVPKTEVIPNKKLTWRSRQQDRENCAMKGKHKDECHNFIKVFVPRNDEMVFVCGTNAFNPMCRYYRLNTLEYDGEEISGLARCPFDARQTNVALFADGKLYSATVADFLASDAVIYRSMGDGSALRTIKYDSKWIKEPHFLHAIEYGNYVYFFFREIAVEHNNLGKAVYSRVARICKNDMGGSQRVLEKHWTSFLKARLNCSVPGDSFFYFDVLQSITDIIQINGIHTVVGVFTTQLNSIPGSAVCAFSMDDIEKVFKGRFKEQKTPDSVWTAVPEDKVPKPRPGCCAKHGLAEAYKTSIDFPDETLSFIKSHPLMDSAVPPIADEPWFTKTRVRYRLTAIAVDRSAGPYQNYTVIFVGSEAGVVLKVLAKTSPSSLNDSVLLEEIEAYNQAKCNAENEEDKKVIALQLDKDHHALYVAFSSCVVRIPLSRCERYGSCKKSCIASRDPYCGWLSQGACGRVTLGMLLLTEDFFTFHNHSAGGYEQDTEYGNTAHLGDCHGVRWEVQSGESNQMVHMNVLITCVFAAFVLGAFIAGVAVYCYRDMFVRKNRKIHKDAESAQSCTDSSGSFAKLNGLFDSPVKEYQQNIDSPKLYSNLLTSRKELPPNGDTTSMVMDHRGQPPELAALPTPESTPVLHQKTLQAMKSHSDKAHSHGASRKETPQFFPSSPPPHSPLSHGHIPSAIVLPNATHDYNTSFSNSNAHKAEKKLQNIDHPLTKSSSKRDHRRSVDSRNTLNDLLKHLNDPNSNPKAIMGDIQMAHQTLMLDTMGPMSEVPPKVPNREASLYSPPSTLPRNSPTKRVDVPTTPGVPMTSLERQRGYHKNSSQRHSISAMPKNLNSPNGVLLSRQPSMNRGGYMPTPTGAKVDYIQGTPVSVHLQPSLSRQSSYTSNGTLPRTGLKRTPSLKPDVPPKPSFVPQTTSVRPLNKYTY from the exons ATGAGGTTCTTCCTGCTTTATGTCTACATGTTGCTCCTGAGGATTTTCCAGCTGAGGGCAGTCAGCTTTCCCGAAGACGATGAGCCTCTAAATACTGTTGACTTCCACT ATTCAAGGCAATATCCGGTTTTTAGAGGACGCCCTTCAGGCAATGAATCGCAACACAGGCTGGACTTTCAGCTGATGTTGAAAATTCGAGACACACTTTATATTGCTGGCAG GGATCAAGTTTATACAGTGAACTTAAATGAAGTCCCCAAAACAGAAGTCATACCAAACAAG AAGCTGACGTGGAGATCAAGACAACAGGATCGAGAAAACTGTGCTATGAAAGGCAAACATAAA GATGAATGCCACAActttatcaaagtatttgttcCAAGAAATGATGAGATGGTTTTTGTCTGTGGCACCAATGCATTCAATCCCATGTGTAGATACTATAGG ttgaaTACCTTAGAGTATGATGGGGAAGAAATTAGTGGCCTGGCAAGATGTCCATTTGATGCCAGACAAACCAATGTTGCCCTGTTTGCTG ATGGGAAACTATATTCTGCCACAGTGGCTGACTTCTTGGCCAGTGATGCTGTGATTTATCGAAGCATGGGTGATGGATCTGCCCTTCGCACAATAAAATATGATTCCAAGTGGATAAAAG agCCACACTTTCTCCATGCCATAGAATATGGAAACtatgtctattttttctttcgagaaatcGCGGTGGAGCATAATAATTTAGGCAAA GCTGTGTATTCCCGAGTGGCCCGCATATGTAAAAATGACATGGGTGGCTCCCAGCGGGTTCTAGAGAAACACTGGACTTCGTTTCTGAAGGCTCGTCTTAACTGCTCCGTCCCTGGAGATTCGTTTTTCTACTTTGATGTTCTGCAGTCTATTACAGACATAATACAAATCAATGGCATCCACACTGTGGTTGGGGTGTTTACCACACAGCTGAACAG cattCCTGGTTCTGCAGTCTGTGCATTTAGCATGGATGACATTGAAAAGGTATTCAAAGGacgttttaaagaacagaaaactcCGGATTCTGTTTGGACAGCAGTCCCTGAAGACAAAGTGCCAAAgccaag GCCTGGCTGTTGTGCAAAACATGGCCTTGCTGAAGCTTACAAAACCTCCATCGACTTTCCTGATGAAACCCTGTCATTCATCAAATCCCACCCCCTCATGGACTCAGCTGTTCCACCCATTGCCGATGAGCCCTGGTTCACAAAGACAAGGGTCAG GTACAGATTGACAGCCATTGCCGTGGACCGTTCTGCAGGGCCCTACCAGAACTACACAGTCATCTTTGTTGGCTCTGAAGCTGGCGTGGTACTTAAAGTTTTGGCAAAGACCAGTCCTTCCTCTTTGAATGACAGCGTGTTACTGGAAGAGATTGAAGCTTACAACCAAGCAAA GTGCAATGCTGAGAATGAGGAAGACAAAAAGGTCATCGCACTGCAGTTGGATAAAGACCACCATGCTTTGTACGTGGCATTCTCTAGCTGTGTTGTCCGTATCCCCCTCAGCCGCTGTGAGCGGTATGGATCATGTAAAAA GTCTTGTATTGCATCTCGTGACCCATACTGTGGCTGGTTAAGCCAGGGAGCCTGTGGGAGAGTCACTCTGGGGATGTT GCTGTTAACTGAAGACTTCTTTACTTTCCATAACCACAGCGCTGGAGGATATGAGCAAGACACAGAATATGGCAACACGGCCCATCTAGGGGACTGCCATG GTGTACGATGGGAAGTCCAGTCCGGAGAATCTAACCAGATGGTCCACATGAATGTCCTCATCACCTGTGTCTTTGCTGCTTTTGTTTTGGGTGCATTTATTGCAGGTGTGGCAGTTTACTGCTATCGTGACATGTTTGTTCGGAAGAACAGAAAGATCCATAAAGATGCAGAATCTGCCCAGTCGTGCACAGACTCTAGTGGAAGCTTTGCCAAACTGAATGGTCTCTTTGATAGCCCAGTCAAGGAATACCAACAGAATATTGATTCCCCCAAACTCTACAGTAACCTGCTCACCAGTCGAAAAGAGCTACCACCCAATGGAGATACAACATCTATGGTGATGGACCATCGAGGCCAACCTCCAGAGCTGGCAGCTCTCCCCACACCAGAGTCCACACCTGTGCTCCACCAGAAGACCTTGCAGGCCATGAAGAGCCACTCAGACAAGGCCCACAGCCATGGAGCTTCAAGGAAAGAAACCCCACAGTTTTTTCCTTCTAGTCCTCCACCTCACTCTCCATTAAGCCATGGGCATATCCCCAGTGCCATTGTTCTTCCAAACGCTACCCATGACTACAATACATCTTTCTCAAACTCCAATGCTCACAAAGCTGAAAAGAAGCTTCAAAACATTGATCACCCTCTTACGAAGTCATCCAGTAAGAGAGATCACCGTCGTTCTGTGGATTCCAGAAATACCCTCAATGATCTCCTGAAGCATCTAAATGACCCAAATAGTAACCCCAAAGCCATCATGGGGGACATCCAAATGGCCCACCAGACCCTAATGCTGGACACCATGGGACCAATGTCTGAGGTCCCACCTAAGGTCCCTAATCGGGAGGCTTCACTCTACTCTCCTCCATCAACACTTCCCAGAAATAGTCCAACCAAGCGAGTAGATGTCCCCACCACTCCTGGGGTCCCAATGACTTCTCTGGAAAGACAAAGGGGTTATCACAAAAACTCGTCACAGAGGCACTCTATATCTGCTATGCCTAAAAACTTAAACTCACCAAATGGTGTTTTATTATCCAGACAGCCTAGTATGAACCGTGGAGGATATATGCCCACCCCCACAGGAGCGAAGGTGGACTATATTCAGGGGACACCAGTGAGTGTCCATCTGCAGCCTTCCCTCTCCAGACAGAGCAGCTACACCAGTAATGGCACCCTTCCTAGGACGGGACTAAAGAGGACACCGTCCTTAAAACCTGATGTGCCACCAAAGCCTTCCTTTGTTCCTCAAACCACATCTGTCAGACCACTGAACAAATACACTTACTAG
- the Sema6d gene encoding semaphorin-6D isoform X6 — protein MRFFLLYVYMLLLRIFQLRAVSFPEDDEPLNTVDFHYSRQYPVFRGRPSGNESQHRLDFQLMLKIRDTLYIAGRDQVYTVNLNEVPKTEVIPNKKLTWRSRQQDRENCAMKGKHKDECHNFIKVFVPRNDEMVFVCGTNAFNPMCRYYRLNTLEYDGEEISGLARCPFDARQTNVALFADGKLYSATVADFLASDAVIYRSMGDGSALRTIKYDSKWIKEPHFLHAIEYGNYVYFFFREIAVEHNNLGKAVYSRVARICKNDMGGSQRVLEKHWTSFLKARLNCSVPGDSFFYFDVLQSITDIIQINGIHTVVGVFTTQLNSIPGSAVCAFSMDDIEKVFKGRFKEQKTPDSVWTAVPEDKVPKPRPGCCAKHGLAEAYKTSIDFPDETLSFIKSHPLMDSAVPPIADEPWFTKTRVRYRLTAIAVDRSAGPYQNYTVIFVGSEAGVVLKVLAKTSPSSLNDSVLLEEIEAYNQAKCNAENEEDKKVIALQLDKDHHALYVAFSSCVVRIPLSRCERYGSCKKSCIASRDPYCGWLSQGACGRVTLGMLLLTEDFFTFHNHSAGGYEQDTEYGNTAHLGDCHDMEVSSSSVTTVASIPEITPKVIGTWRPKLTSSRKFVVQDDPNTSDFTDPLSGIPKGVRWEVQSGESNQMVHMNVLITCVFAAFVLGAFIAGVAVYCYRDMFVRKNRKIHKDAESAQSCTDSSGSFAKLNGLFDSPVKEYQQNIDSPKLYSNLLTSRKELPPNGDTTSMVMDHRGQPPELAALPTPESTPVLHQKTLQAMKSHSDKAHSHGASRKETPQFFPSSPPPHSPLSHGHIPSAIVLPNATHDYNTSFSNSNAHKAEKKLQNIDHPLTKSSSKRDHRRSVDSRNTLNDLLKHLNDPNSNPKAIMGDIQMAHQTLMLDTMGPMSEVPPKVPNREASLYSPPSTLPRNSPTKRVDVPTTPGVPMTSLERQRGYHKNSSQRHSISAMPKNLNSPNGVLLSRQPSMNRGGYMPTPTGAKVDYIQGTPVSVHLQPSLSRQSSYTSNGTLPRTGLKRTPSLKPDVPPKPSFVPQTTSVRPLNKYTY, from the exons ATGAGGTTCTTCCTGCTTTATGTCTACATGTTGCTCCTGAGGATTTTCCAGCTGAGGGCAGTCAGCTTTCCCGAAGACGATGAGCCTCTAAATACTGTTGACTTCCACT ATTCAAGGCAATATCCGGTTTTTAGAGGACGCCCTTCAGGCAATGAATCGCAACACAGGCTGGACTTTCAGCTGATGTTGAAAATTCGAGACACACTTTATATTGCTGGCAG GGATCAAGTTTATACAGTGAACTTAAATGAAGTCCCCAAAACAGAAGTCATACCAAACAAG AAGCTGACGTGGAGATCAAGACAACAGGATCGAGAAAACTGTGCTATGAAAGGCAAACATAAA GATGAATGCCACAActttatcaaagtatttgttcCAAGAAATGATGAGATGGTTTTTGTCTGTGGCACCAATGCATTCAATCCCATGTGTAGATACTATAGG ttgaaTACCTTAGAGTATGATGGGGAAGAAATTAGTGGCCTGGCAAGATGTCCATTTGATGCCAGACAAACCAATGTTGCCCTGTTTGCTG ATGGGAAACTATATTCTGCCACAGTGGCTGACTTCTTGGCCAGTGATGCTGTGATTTATCGAAGCATGGGTGATGGATCTGCCCTTCGCACAATAAAATATGATTCCAAGTGGATAAAAG agCCACACTTTCTCCATGCCATAGAATATGGAAACtatgtctattttttctttcgagaaatcGCGGTGGAGCATAATAATTTAGGCAAA GCTGTGTATTCCCGAGTGGCCCGCATATGTAAAAATGACATGGGTGGCTCCCAGCGGGTTCTAGAGAAACACTGGACTTCGTTTCTGAAGGCTCGTCTTAACTGCTCCGTCCCTGGAGATTCGTTTTTCTACTTTGATGTTCTGCAGTCTATTACAGACATAATACAAATCAATGGCATCCACACTGTGGTTGGGGTGTTTACCACACAGCTGAACAG cattCCTGGTTCTGCAGTCTGTGCATTTAGCATGGATGACATTGAAAAGGTATTCAAAGGacgttttaaagaacagaaaactcCGGATTCTGTTTGGACAGCAGTCCCTGAAGACAAAGTGCCAAAgccaag GCCTGGCTGTTGTGCAAAACATGGCCTTGCTGAAGCTTACAAAACCTCCATCGACTTTCCTGATGAAACCCTGTCATTCATCAAATCCCACCCCCTCATGGACTCAGCTGTTCCACCCATTGCCGATGAGCCCTGGTTCACAAAGACAAGGGTCAG GTACAGATTGACAGCCATTGCCGTGGACCGTTCTGCAGGGCCCTACCAGAACTACACAGTCATCTTTGTTGGCTCTGAAGCTGGCGTGGTACTTAAAGTTTTGGCAAAGACCAGTCCTTCCTCTTTGAATGACAGCGTGTTACTGGAAGAGATTGAAGCTTACAACCAAGCAAA GTGCAATGCTGAGAATGAGGAAGACAAAAAGGTCATCGCACTGCAGTTGGATAAAGACCACCATGCTTTGTACGTGGCATTCTCTAGCTGTGTTGTCCGTATCCCCCTCAGCCGCTGTGAGCGGTATGGATCATGTAAAAA GTCTTGTATTGCATCTCGTGACCCATACTGTGGCTGGTTAAGCCAGGGAGCCTGTGGGAGAGTCACTCTGGGGATGTT GCTGTTAACTGAAGACTTCTTTACTTTCCATAACCACAGCGCTGGAGGATATGAGCAAGACACAGAATATGGCAACACGGCCCATCTAGGGGACTGCCATG ACATGGAGGTATCTTCATCTTCTGTTACCACAGTGGCAAGTATCCCAGAAATCACACCTAAAGTGATTGGTACCTGGAGACCTAAACTGACGAGCTCCCGGAAATTTGTAGTTCAAGATGACCCAAacacttctgattttactgatccTTTATCAGGTATCCCAAAGG GTGTACGATGGGAAGTCCAGTCCGGAGAATCTAACCAGATGGTCCACATGAATGTCCTCATCACCTGTGTCTTTGCTGCTTTTGTTTTGGGTGCATTTATTGCAGGTGTGGCAGTTTACTGCTATCGTGACATGTTTGTTCGGAAGAACAGAAAGATCCATAAAGATGCAGAATCTGCCCAGTCGTGCACAGACTCTAGTGGAAGCTTTGCCAAACTGAATGGTCTCTTTGATAGCCCAGTCAAGGAATACCAACAGAATATTGATTCCCCCAAACTCTACAGTAACCTGCTCACCAGTCGAAAAGAGCTACCACCCAATGGAGATACAACATCTATGGTGATGGACCATCGAGGCCAACCTCCAGAGCTGGCAGCTCTCCCCACACCAGAGTCCACACCTGTGCTCCACCAGAAGACCTTGCAGGCCATGAAGAGCCACTCAGACAAGGCCCACAGCCATGGAGCTTCAAGGAAAGAAACCCCACAGTTTTTTCCTTCTAGTCCTCCACCTCACTCTCCATTAAGCCATGGGCATATCCCCAGTGCCATTGTTCTTCCAAACGCTACCCATGACTACAATACATCTTTCTCAAACTCCAATGCTCACAAAGCTGAAAAGAAGCTTCAAAACATTGATCACCCTCTTACGAAGTCATCCAGTAAGAGAGATCACCGTCGTTCTGTGGATTCCAGAAATACCCTCAATGATCTCCTGAAGCATCTAAATGACCCAAATAGTAACCCCAAAGCCATCATGGGGGACATCCAAATGGCCCACCAGACCCTAATGCTGGACACCATGGGACCAATGTCTGAGGTCCCACCTAAGGTCCCTAATCGGGAGGCTTCACTCTACTCTCCTCCATCAACACTTCCCAGAAATAGTCCAACCAAGCGAGTAGATGTCCCCACCACTCCTGGGGTCCCAATGACTTCTCTGGAAAGACAAAGGGGTTATCACAAAAACTCGTCACAGAGGCACTCTATATCTGCTATGCCTAAAAACTTAAACTCACCAAATGGTGTTTTATTATCCAGACAGCCTAGTATGAACCGTGGAGGATATATGCCCACCCCCACAGGAGCGAAGGTGGACTATATTCAGGGGACACCAGTGAGTGTCCATCTGCAGCCTTCCCTCTCCAGACAGAGCAGCTACACCAGTAATGGCACCCTTCCTAGGACGGGACTAAAGAGGACACCGTCCTTAAAACCTGATGTGCCACCAAAGCCTTCCTTTGTTCCTCAAACCACATCTGTCAGACCACTGAACAAATACACTTACTAG
- the Sema6d gene encoding semaphorin-6D isoform X3, with the protein MRFFLLYVYMLLLRIFQLRAVSFPEDDEPLNTVDFHYSRQYPVFRGRPSGNESQHRLDFQLMLKIRDTLYIAGRDQVYTVNLNEVPKTEVIPNKKLTWRSRQQDRENCAMKGKHKDECHNFIKVFVPRNDEMVFVCGTNAFNPMCRYYRLNTLEYDGEEISGLARCPFDARQTNVALFADGKLYSATVADFLASDAVIYRSMGDGSALRTIKYDSKWIKEPHFLHAIEYGNYVYFFFREIAVEHNNLGKAVYSRVARICKNDMGGSQRVLEKHWTSFLKARLNCSVPGDSFFYFDVLQSITDIIQINGIHTVVGVFTTQLNSIPGSAVCAFSMDDIEKVFKGRFKEQKTPDSVWTAVPEDKVPKPRPGCCAKHGLAEAYKTSIDFPDETLSFIKSHPLMDSAVPPIADEPWFTKTRVRYRLTAIAVDRSAGPYQNYTVIFVGSEAGVVLKVLAKTSPSSLNDSVLLEEIEAYNQAKCNAENEEDKKVIALQLDKDHHALYVAFSSCVVRIPLSRCERYGSCKKSCIASRDPYCGWLSQGACGRVTLGMLLLTEDFFTFHNHSAGGYEQDTEYGNTAHLGDCHEILPTSTTPDYKIFGGPTSVASIPEITPKVIGTWRPKLTSSRKFVVQDDPNTSDFTDPLSGIPKGVRWEVQSGESNQMVHMNVLITCVFAAFVLGAFIAGVAVYCYRDMFVRKNRKIHKDAESAQSCTDSSGSFAKLNGLFDSPVKEYQQNIDSPKLYSNLLTSRKELPPNGDTTSMVMDHRGQPPELAALPTPESTPVLHQKTLQAMKSHSDKAHSHGASRKETPQFFPSSPPPHSPLSHGHIPSAIVLPNATHDYNTSFSNSNAHKAEKKLQNIDHPLTKSSSKRDHRRSVDSRNTLNDLLKHLNDPNSNPKAIMGDIQMAHQTLMLDTMGPMSEVPPKVPNREASLYSPPSTLPRNSPTKRVDVPTTPGVPMTSLERQRGYHKNSSQRHSISAMPKNLNSPNGVLLSRQPSMNRGGYMPTPTGAKVDYIQGTPVSVHLQPSLSRQSSYTSNGTLPRTGLKRTPSLKPDVPPKPSFVPQTTSVRPLNKYTY; encoded by the exons ATGAGGTTCTTCCTGCTTTATGTCTACATGTTGCTCCTGAGGATTTTCCAGCTGAGGGCAGTCAGCTTTCCCGAAGACGATGAGCCTCTAAATACTGTTGACTTCCACT ATTCAAGGCAATATCCGGTTTTTAGAGGACGCCCTTCAGGCAATGAATCGCAACACAGGCTGGACTTTCAGCTGATGTTGAAAATTCGAGACACACTTTATATTGCTGGCAG GGATCAAGTTTATACAGTGAACTTAAATGAAGTCCCCAAAACAGAAGTCATACCAAACAAG AAGCTGACGTGGAGATCAAGACAACAGGATCGAGAAAACTGTGCTATGAAAGGCAAACATAAA GATGAATGCCACAActttatcaaagtatttgttcCAAGAAATGATGAGATGGTTTTTGTCTGTGGCACCAATGCATTCAATCCCATGTGTAGATACTATAGG ttgaaTACCTTAGAGTATGATGGGGAAGAAATTAGTGGCCTGGCAAGATGTCCATTTGATGCCAGACAAACCAATGTTGCCCTGTTTGCTG ATGGGAAACTATATTCTGCCACAGTGGCTGACTTCTTGGCCAGTGATGCTGTGATTTATCGAAGCATGGGTGATGGATCTGCCCTTCGCACAATAAAATATGATTCCAAGTGGATAAAAG agCCACACTTTCTCCATGCCATAGAATATGGAAACtatgtctattttttctttcgagaaatcGCGGTGGAGCATAATAATTTAGGCAAA GCTGTGTATTCCCGAGTGGCCCGCATATGTAAAAATGACATGGGTGGCTCCCAGCGGGTTCTAGAGAAACACTGGACTTCGTTTCTGAAGGCTCGTCTTAACTGCTCCGTCCCTGGAGATTCGTTTTTCTACTTTGATGTTCTGCAGTCTATTACAGACATAATACAAATCAATGGCATCCACACTGTGGTTGGGGTGTTTACCACACAGCTGAACAG cattCCTGGTTCTGCAGTCTGTGCATTTAGCATGGATGACATTGAAAAGGTATTCAAAGGacgttttaaagaacagaaaactcCGGATTCTGTTTGGACAGCAGTCCCTGAAGACAAAGTGCCAAAgccaag GCCTGGCTGTTGTGCAAAACATGGCCTTGCTGAAGCTTACAAAACCTCCATCGACTTTCCTGATGAAACCCTGTCATTCATCAAATCCCACCCCCTCATGGACTCAGCTGTTCCACCCATTGCCGATGAGCCCTGGTTCACAAAGACAAGGGTCAG GTACAGATTGACAGCCATTGCCGTGGACCGTTCTGCAGGGCCCTACCAGAACTACACAGTCATCTTTGTTGGCTCTGAAGCTGGCGTGGTACTTAAAGTTTTGGCAAAGACCAGTCCTTCCTCTTTGAATGACAGCGTGTTACTGGAAGAGATTGAAGCTTACAACCAAGCAAA GTGCAATGCTGAGAATGAGGAAGACAAAAAGGTCATCGCACTGCAGTTGGATAAAGACCACCATGCTTTGTACGTGGCATTCTCTAGCTGTGTTGTCCGTATCCCCCTCAGCCGCTGTGAGCGGTATGGATCATGTAAAAA GTCTTGTATTGCATCTCGTGACCCATACTGTGGCTGGTTAAGCCAGGGAGCCTGTGGGAGAGTCACTCTGGGGATGTT GCTGTTAACTGAAGACTTCTTTACTTTCCATAACCACAGCGCTGGAGGATATGAGCAAGACACAGAATATGGCAACACGGCCCATCTAGGGGACTGCCATG AAATTTTGCCTACTTCAACTACACCAGATTACAAAATATTTGGCGGTCCAACATCtg TGGCAAGTATCCCAGAAATCACACCTAAAGTGATTGGTACCTGGAGACCTAAACTGACGAGCTCCCGGAAATTTGTAGTTCAAGATGACCCAAacacttctgattttactgatccTTTATCAGGTATCCCAAAGG GTGTACGATGGGAAGTCCAGTCCGGAGAATCTAACCAGATGGTCCACATGAATGTCCTCATCACCTGTGTCTTTGCTGCTTTTGTTTTGGGTGCATTTATTGCAGGTGTGGCAGTTTACTGCTATCGTGACATGTTTGTTCGGAAGAACAGAAAGATCCATAAAGATGCAGAATCTGCCCAGTCGTGCACAGACTCTAGTGGAAGCTTTGCCAAACTGAATGGTCTCTTTGATAGCCCAGTCAAGGAATACCAACAGAATATTGATTCCCCCAAACTCTACAGTAACCTGCTCACCAGTCGAAAAGAGCTACCACCCAATGGAGATACAACATCTATGGTGATGGACCATCGAGGCCAACCTCCAGAGCTGGCAGCTCTCCCCACACCAGAGTCCACACCTGTGCTCCACCAGAAGACCTTGCAGGCCATGAAGAGCCACTCAGACAAGGCCCACAGCCATGGAGCTTCAAGGAAAGAAACCCCACAGTTTTTTCCTTCTAGTCCTCCACCTCACTCTCCATTAAGCCATGGGCATATCCCCAGTGCCATTGTTCTTCCAAACGCTACCCATGACTACAATACATCTTTCTCAAACTCCAATGCTCACAAAGCTGAAAAGAAGCTTCAAAACATTGATCACCCTCTTACGAAGTCATCCAGTAAGAGAGATCACCGTCGTTCTGTGGATTCCAGAAATACCCTCAATGATCTCCTGAAGCATCTAAATGACCCAAATAGTAACCCCAAAGCCATCATGGGGGACATCCAAATGGCCCACCAGACCCTAATGCTGGACACCATGGGACCAATGTCTGAGGTCCCACCTAAGGTCCCTAATCGGGAGGCTTCACTCTACTCTCCTCCATCAACACTTCCCAGAAATAGTCCAACCAAGCGAGTAGATGTCCCCACCACTCCTGGGGTCCCAATGACTTCTCTGGAAAGACAAAGGGGTTATCACAAAAACTCGTCACAGAGGCACTCTATATCTGCTATGCCTAAAAACTTAAACTCACCAAATGGTGTTTTATTATCCAGACAGCCTAGTATGAACCGTGGAGGATATATGCCCACCCCCACAGGAGCGAAGGTGGACTATATTCAGGGGACACCAGTGAGTGTCCATCTGCAGCCTTCCCTCTCCAGACAGAGCAGCTACACCAGTAATGGCACCCTTCCTAGGACGGGACTAAAGAGGACACCGTCCTTAAAACCTGATGTGCCACCAAAGCCTTCCTTTGTTCCTCAAACCACATCTGTCAGACCACTGAACAAATACACTTACTAG